ATATGAAACCTAAATCACTCCATGACAAATCATCGATCGATTTGTATCTCTCAAATGCTATAACTCATCACAAATAATTGGTATCttgtaaatgattttttaaccTTATCAACTGATCCCACGCATGTGCGAAAGCTCGCATACAATGTTTTAGACAACAGTGACCACGGAGGCGTACGTTCCCATCTCACCAGTGTAGACGCCATTAAGTTCGCCGATGCACTTCGGCAGCCAATGAAGAGTCAAGACGGCCTTGTAGTTGAGCCGCAGCCACCCTAGACTTTGAGTGCGTAAGCCTATTATCTGAGAATATGATCCAGTCGATTCCGTGGATTCCAAAAATTTCTGTCCCAAAAACCGTTTATTAATCCTGCATATATTTTGCACGAGGATTCCGTGGCGACATGATAAAAAAAAGGCTGATAAAAGTCAGATatagattttgagaaaatttggatttatatataatgtgagttttttttttaaaatatttttattttacgtaGGTTTcgcattattttttgaaatttctgTGCGGGGCTTAACCTATTCTAATATTAAACctgtataaatcattttctaataaaatttggCCATATGtctatgttagattataaaaaataatttaaaaggaaaaagaagaaaaggtaaTTTTATCCTTCCTGCATGTAGATCATTGGATGCATGGACGTACGTACTTTATGCAAACTTGGAGGCGTTTGTAGTCTATTTTGCCTCAACTTGATTAAAATATTGAACTCCGAAGTTAAAGTactaatttttaacatattttaccCTACTTTTAATTATATCCCTGCTTTTTGATCCATCCATGCATCCGGCCgtgtatttttctttgttacGTTTTCTTATAAGTTGCCACTTAATAATTTTGAGAAGTCTACTACAGCTGCCTACCCTGGCAGTCAAGATAATTTCCATTAGCTCATGTGCAATACGTGCAATAAATATCTTAATACCACAAATGTTATTTGAagtctttaatttttaaatatattattatcctTTTAACAAGTGATTGGTTAGAAAGAAAGACAATCAAAAGGACGATATTAGTGATTAAATCACAGTCTTAGGGTTGGTTTTGGAAGtgggatgagatgaaaattttatgaatagtaacaaaataatttgtgaatggtagtaagataatttaagttgagtattttttaagttttgaaaaatgatagagaaaatgttgaatgaaaaaatattataaagttaaaatattattaaaatattgttttataatactacttttgtttagagatttgaaaaagttgaattgttttttattttttgtttgaaattttagaaaagttgtaattattagttTGAAAAGATTGTagtgattagtttgaaaatttttatatttgaattatgtttagaaatgagatgggatgagatgagatgagaattttgagattaGATCTATTTCCAAATGAGCCCATAATGACCTTATTATTATATCATACAAATTGGTTcacactaatattaatattccaACATATTTTCACATGCCAATAACATGATTACACAATCTACTAATTTTTGGAGCTAATTAATACATAAAATACATTATTTCGGGAACCGACTTAATTAAGTGAAGCAAAATCTAACTTTTTGTGGTGTAGACACTCCCCAAAATCTAACTCTTGAAGCAAGCTGCAGCCTAGAGACCTGTTGTGTTGCAAAACTTCCCTTCATCCAATGCTTGGAGCTGGGACGGTTAAAGTACTGAGAGTTGATTTTCAGCTTGTCGCTCGTTGCTCCAGAATAAAGAGGTATTGGCTTCAGTGGCTTCAGATCTGGCTTCAGATTAGGCTTCAAAGGCTGCTTTTCTTTTCCAACTTCCAAAGGAATATAGATTGCTTTATTAATGTCCTGAAGCATTTCTATGTTGGAGTCGTATCGATTGGCAGAGTTGAAGAACATCTGAAATACTTTCAAACAAGATAGGTGGAGATACTTGCATGGTTTTGAAAAATCACTAAATCCATCCATAAGAACTTGTTTGAGAaactctttcttcttttcatcAAGTATGTCTCTCACATAAGCGATTGACTCCTCAATGTCTGCCTCCGGGTTTTCTTTTAGGTAGAGTGAAACGAAGTTCGCTTTCCCTTGCTCTTTTTCCTTCTGTCGTCGGTGCATGCAGTACTTGTTATTAGGGTTTAAaagtttcatatataatttgGATTAATTGGTGGAATTGAAACAAATTaactaggaaaaaaaataattaagttacCTGGTAACTCTGTGTGTCGTTCAACAAACGAGCGATTATCATGAGTAGTTTTGTAATGTTCTCATATTGGGGTGGCCCGAGTTTGGAATTAGGAAAACTTGGGTCCAGGAAAAATGAAGCTGGAAGAACAAGGGTGTGTGTGGCTATCGAAGTCATGCCAGTTTCAAGGTACTCATCCACTGAGGGTATGCATCCAGTTTTACTCCACATCGATTCCGTAAACCATGATAAAAAGGTTTCATACCACTataacacaaaaaagaaaaatgacatcATCTCGcaatttaaaagattaaaagaagatactggattttttttttttttttttgtggttggggggggggggggggggggggtgacgTCTAAATTACCAAGTAAACATTGACTTACTATATCTCGGAGCTTGGATGTTACGTCACGTCCTTCTTCTTGAAAATATTCTGCTGAAATCTCAGTCACGAGATTATCAAGGGCATCAAATATAACCTTACTATGGCCACTCAAGCCCTTAGCGTCCCATCTGATATTCAAATTAAGAGAATACAAAAAACAGGACTTAatgaattaacaaaaaaaaaaaaaaaaaagaattaatggTACGAGCAATAACAGTGATCTACCTTTGAACTGCGTTGGTGAGACCTTTCAACTCAATTAAAGAACCTTCGGTGTCATAGAAATCATCAGCCACTGTAATAACTATTGCACTCTTTGCGACCATCATTCGTATGTTTGAATCAAAAGGTAAGGAACTGCTGGTAGCAATAGCAAAGTAACAATACGTAGTTTTCTCTCGACCAAATCCCATATCAGTAAGTCCCCACTCCTTGGACCACCTATCTCGGTCGAAGAAGCAAGACATTAATGAGTACTGGCGAGAAATTGGAAAAGTACTATTTGCGTATATATGGGGATTAATCCCCTCAAGTTCTTGTCCaagttttaaaagtttaaatgcGAAAGATATAGACGCATAAAATGGAACTACAACATTTATTATTgctgctatatataaatattttgaactgCAGccttaaataaaaaacaaatgatatatgatttattttatctcagTTAATTATGATCTATCTCTCATTTGAAAAGTCAGATatcttttttctaaatatatatatatatatattgacactTGCATTTGTAACGTTCTAGctaaaagaaacaaattaaaggTCAATGATTAGGTCTAATTGAAAGCGTATCATACCTTTTCAACGCCTCCAGTTCATTTTGATAGATTGACTGCCTTAACTCGTAGTTTTGCCTTGCAAGACGTACTAGTGCACTATTATGAGAGCATGGAAACCTGATTTCATCAAAAGATTTGTTAATTAGTGACCGGATGCGAAGATCAAGTACTAGCTCTGCACTCCGAATATTCCATTCTCTTTCACTCTCTGCAACGTAGAAAAGGACAATGCTCGAGTCCACTCTAAATATGCACActagtataaatttttttttttatatttatttttattttaagtattttttaaacatacttgatcattaagaaaaattaaaaaacatatataaattcactaatacTCATTTctttaactaataaaaaaatttaaaatatataaatagacacATTTAATGGATACTATTGAAAATCATACTAACAttaatttcctttaaaaaaaaaaaaaacttttacagAGACTATAAGAAGGGAGCTACATATACAATACCTTTCGGTTGAAGCCTTTCCCATCCAGAGAAAATTGGAGTAATTTTCCTCGATCCACATCCTATGTTCCAGGTGATCCAGTCGAGCAAACCAAGGCAGACTTAACTCATGCTCAATCTATATATACAAGATGTTAATTTGCGCGCAGTAAGATCATTATTATTGTCATGTCTCATTTTTATCGATCTTTAAAACAAAAGTTactggtgcatgcataattttaattgaatttgtaTTTCTAGGAATAATATCACTTCAGAAATGTCAGTACTTTCTACTTTTCCGGCCAGGTGCACGTTCCGAGGTAGTAACACCAGCGTGCGGCGTGTCATGTAAACTACTTCAGCATGAAGAAGCAGTATCTTTGACCTTAATGATTAACGACAAAACGTGCAAACAATGTTATGGAGACGTTTGTCCCTAGCTAGTTAGGTAGTAGCAGTATCTTAATTTGAACTTCATGATTAACGACAAAACGTTTGTCCCTAGCTAGTTAAGTAGTAGCAGTATCTTAATTTGACCAACGACAAAACGTTCAAACAATGTTATGGACTTCATGGTTAACGACAAAACGTGCAAACAATGTTATGGAGATGTTTGTCCCTAGCTAGTTAAGTGCTACTCCAACGCCATTCTTTGTTTTATCTTAGAGTATATTATATGCTTCTTATCATAAATCCTACTATTCTTTCTCGTATCATATATTCATacgtaatttattatttttatttttttatttaaatatatatgacatatttacacatcaatatatatatatatatttaaatagaataataatagCAAATTACTTGTTGATGTATGGTGTAagatatgataaataaaattttttttattaattaattgatattaAAGTTTCCACCtttcaatattaattaagaCTGATGTCTAGGACCTAGGTATATTTTTAGTAAGTATAATTTTCGCGCACTCCACGAAAAAGTGATATTCATTGTgaataacttaattttttcacATGAGATTCcaatttccttctttttttttaaacaaaataaagaatACGTAGAGTATCATGCTATGTTTAgatattgaattgaattgagtgataaatagtaatattttatagattctATTGAGATGGATATAACTTTTTTATGTcgaaattgatttaattttctaggttaaaataaatgaaatagtttgaaataAAGTAACATTCCATCCGTAAATCTTAACACAAATTCAGACATTATTATATCTAGTTAATAAAAATTACCACTCTCTGCCGCAAGTTCGGCGATGAAAGATGAGTTTGATCTCTAGTTCCCAGTGAtaagattttctcaagtatttgTTTCGAAAATGATCTGGCTTCCTGAAGATCATGTTCTCCTGAAAACATGAGATCTGTTGCTCTATAGACATTAAGCAGGGCATTTGAAAAGTATTCGGGGTTGTTTTCTATTTGGACTCGAATATCTTCATGGTTTAAGAACCAGCAAAACATATCTGCACATGGAAAGAAAGATGCATATATAGTTTTAGGCCAGACAGAAATGTATCAcgtcaaagaaaatatatatagagggGCAAATGGTTATAACTTGCAGCCGGATACATACCCGATGATACACTATACCCATGCATCCTCAGGAGGCGAAACGCTAGTGAATTTTTGAATAACTGTGCTGCAACGTCTGAATTGATCTTCGGCCAAGCTTCTTGATTCAGATAATTCCTGAAAGTTGTGCTCAACAAAATGATGGTGAGATGAGCGAATGGAAAAcagggaatatatatatatatgggaaacagaaaaaagaaaaaaatgttcttTGATCGATGTACTTTAGCAACAGCTTGCATGGATaactagctctctctctctctctctctctctctctctctctctctctctctctctctctctctctctctctctctctctctctctctctctctctctctatatatatatatatacacgtatacatatatatatatatatctttacatatatatatatatcttaaacgAGGAAGAATATACTGACGTGAGTCCGCGAAAAgaattatttacaaaaaatagaTGTGTACGTTAATTTGCTTCCTTAATACCTGTAAACTTGTGCCAAGATTTCTTCTATCTCTAGGAAAAAATGCTCAGCTATGCCCAACCGTACGAGCTGATTGACCACGCAAAGGTTTATGAGGTCTTCATCCATGGGATAGGTCCTCGGAACTGCGATAAAATCCAACGTACGTACGTTTAAcacaaaaatcttaaaaaaaaaaaagcgttcTACGGTTTGTTAAACCTATATAGCTATAAGGATAAAGAAACTTTCTGATCATCACCTCCGTTATCATATCCTTGTACGAGTGATACTAAGTAAGCCATGCATTCTTTGCTTCCCGTGGCCATAAATGCACGTGCTGTGGCGGAGGGGGATTGGAATAATGAGCCATCATTGCTCAACTGGTTAAGTATAACATCTTCATCAATATCATAAGATGCAGGCAGCGCTTCAAGATATGCCAATAGTGGGGAATTTTGGTGCACATCCACAAGTTTCTCCCTACATAGAAAGAACAAAAACTATGGTATTTCGCTTCGCATCGAGGAAACCGGCCAAACAGTAATATTGAAATCATTCACAATTCGCAAAGAAATTAATGGCCTGGGGGTGTGTGGGTACTTTTCAAGAATCTGTTGCCGTTTCTTTAATAATTCTGAAACAACTCCTATTGAGCTATAGGGGAAGACAAGCTGTTCGCCAACTACTGTATTTGCAAGCTCAACCATTgcagggaaaacaatggcaaacCAACGGTCACAGTATTGCTTGTTCATCTCTCTGATAAGCTTCTCCGTGTTTGCATGGACGAAGGCCAATCCTGCAGGATTAAGAAGAAGTTACGCCTACCAATGTCAAAAACGCCTAATAATACAAGAAGAAAGAGTCATATGCATTTGTGGACTCATATGGACGATATCGTACGTGCATGTATCTTCTTGGTTGACATGGTACGAATTAGCTGTAATGATCTGATGACAAATTTAGTGAAAAACGCTCGCTTCATAAAAAAGAAAGGTAATGAAAGTGACGATGCATGCAACCTAACTGGTACTGAAGAGAGATGGCTATTTTGTAAGCCAAGTGGGGAACGAATGTTCCCGCATATATATGGGCAACATATATACTTCTATTTCATATTTATAAGCAGCATGTACCTTTCTTGATACTTTCGCCTCCAGTATTCCACTTTTTGAGTGCAACTATACAAGCAAGGGTTGAAGGAAGGCAATCAATGGTGGGCATGCCATGGGCATCACACTCTCCCCAAAAACCTTGTTCGTTCTGGTTGCAAAGCACCCAGTCCAAGCAATTCTTGAACATGCATGTGGGTTGGCCTAAAGGTTTGGTTGGATCAGGTATCATGGCTAGCCATGCGGTATCATAAGCAGAAGGAGAAACGAAGGAGTACTGGGGAGCATGAGTTGAGAACATCTTTTCCTTGATCATATTAACTTGAGATTGGATTGAAGATTGTGATAAATCCATgatggaaaaaataataataagccaAGGATAGATCTTCAAGTGACTTAATTATAATTCTACTTGCAAAGGCCAGCTTATGTGAGCTTCAAGTAGATCATAATGTATATTGCTATTTATACTGATTCTGCGGTCGTACGTGAGTATGTGAACCATGCTTTTACATATTCTTGTTCTTGTGTTTCTTTCCGGCCACATGTATACGTGGAGGTGTGAAATCTCATGGGTGCAGACTCTAACGTAATGATCCTCCATCGTTAATGTGCCATTAAGTCAATCACGTGCTGAAGTCAGTAGTCAGATGTTATTAATTGCCTTGTCATAAGAGAAGCCCCGTCAAGTACTGGACCCATTCAGCACGTACATAATCCCGACAGAGGCGGCCAGCGAATTACCGCAAAAGAAAGAAGGTCAAATCAAAGTaatgttgcaaaattttaaaaattagacgTGACCCCaaatattattaagaaaaaaactaaacaatatcttactatttacataatctttataaattatattctttaattattattattt
This sequence is a window from Carya illinoinensis cultivar Pawnee chromosome 9, C.illinoinensisPawnee_v1, whole genome shotgun sequence. Protein-coding genes within it:
- the LOC122275634 gene encoding S-linalool synthase-like, which gives rise to MDLSQSSIQSQVNMIKEKMFSTHAPQYSFVSPSAYDTAWLAMIPDPTKPLGQPTCMFKNCLDWVLCNQNEQGFWGECDAHGMPTIDCLPSTLACIVALKKWNTGGESIKKGLAFVHANTEKLIREMNKQYCDRWFAIVFPAMVELANTVVGEQLVFPYSSIGVVSELLKKRQQILEKEKLVDVHQNSPLLAYLEALPASYDIDEDVILNQLSNDGSLFQSPSATARAFMATGSKECMAYLVSLVQGYDNGVPRTYPMDEDLINLCVVNQLVRLGIAEHFFLEIEEILAQVYRNYLNQEAWPKINSDVAAQLFKNSLAFRLLRMHGYSVSSDMFCWFLNHEDIRVQIENNPEYFSNALLNVYRATDLMFSGEHDLQEARSFSKQILEKILSLGTRDQTHLSSPNLRQRVIEHELSLPWFARLDHLEHRMWIEENYSNFLWMGKASTERFPCSHNSALVRLARQNYELRQSIYQNELEALKRWSKEWGLTDMGFGREKTTYCYFAIATSSSLPFDSNIRMMVAKSAIVITVADDFYDTEGSLIELKGLTNAVQRWDAKGLSGHSKVIFDALDNLVTEISAEYFQEEGRDVTSKLRDIWYETFLSWFTESMWSKTGCIPSVDEYLETGMTSIATHTLVLPASFFLDPSFPNSKLGPPQYENITKLLMIIARLLNDTQSYQKEKEQGKANFVSLYLKENPEADIEESIAYVRDILDEKKKEFLKQVLMDGFSDFSKPCKYLHLSCLKVFQMFFNSANRYDSNIEMLQDINKAIYIPLEVGKEKQPLKPNLKPDLKPLKPIPLYSGATSDKLKINSQYFNRPSSKHWMKGSFATQQVSRLQLASRVRFWGVSTPQKVRFCFT